In one window of Helianthus annuus cultivar XRQ/B chromosome 17, HanXRQr2.0-SUNRISE, whole genome shotgun sequence DNA:
- the LOC110924184 gene encoding cytochrome P450 76C1, producing the protein MAELLQNPKDMKIVQDELQEVVGLNNIVEEYHLPKLQYLDVVIKETFRLHPPIPLLIPRSPNESCKLGGYIVPKGANVFINISPIHMDPRYWDNPLEFNPNRFMSLDGTTKFDYRGYNSNFMPFGSGRRICPGVPMGERMSAYLLASMLHSFDWSLPFGKEHDLSGF; encoded by the exons ATGGCAGAGCTTTTGCAAAATCCGAAGGACATGAAGATCGTACAAGATGAGTTACAAGAAGTCGTAGGTCTAAACAACATTGTTGAAGAATACCATCTCCCAAAATTACAATATCTAGATGTGGTGATTAAGGAAACATTTCGGTTACACCCTCCAATTCCTCTTTTGATACCACGATCTCCAAATGAATCATGCAAGCTTGGTGGATACATTGTCCCGAAGGGTGCGAACGTCTTTATAAACATCTCGCCCATACATATGGATCCTCGATATTGGGATAATCCTTTGGAATTTAATCCAAATAGGTTCATGAGTCTTGATGGTACAACTAAATTCGATTATAGAGGATACAATTCCAACTTTATGCCATTTGGGTCGGGGAGAAGAATTTGTCCAGGAGTCCCCATGGGTGAGAGAATGTCGGCATATTTGTTGGCTTCGATGTTGCACTCGTTTGACTGGAGTTTACCATTTGGCAAAGAGCATGATCTCTCAG GCTTTTGA
- the LOC110920812 gene encoding geraniol 8-hydroxylase — MIPDRQWSSWPEVAINRPDLAIALLTILAITLAIFWYQSGKPTSPMPPGPRGLPVVGYLPFLGPDLLHEFTKMAQRYGPIFKLKLGTKTYIVISSPDLAKAVVREQDEIFANRDPPVAAKIVSYGRRNIGWSDNNSHLRNLRKLFIHEIMSNKNLEASSTFRRTEVRKTVKQLYEKVGTEVDVGGMAFLTSLRVVTNVLWGNSLVEDEKGRNVGIEFREVVTEAVGLLGAANMSDFFPVLSRMDLQGVEQRMTVAWKKIDEILERKIEEKIASKTEDQHGRKDFLEILLELKEQNATTSLDITQIKGLLLDIVTGGTDTTSTLVEWIMAELLQNPKDMKIVQDELQEVVGLNNIVEEYHLPKLQYLDAVIKETLRLHPALPLLMPRSPNESCKVGGYIVPKGANVFINILSIHRDPRYWDNPLEFNPKRFMSLDGTTKFDYKGYNWNFMPFGSGRRMCPGVPMGERMLVYLLASMLHSFDWSLPFSKEHDLSGKFSLLLKKREPLIAIPLQRLPYKTLYM; from the exons ATGATACCAGATAGGCAGTGGTCATCATGGCCGGAAGTTGCCATCAACAGACCCGACCTCGCAATCGCACTTCTCACTATATTAGCCATCACACTCGCTATTTTCTGGTACCAATCTGGTAAGCCCACGTCGCCCATGCCACCTGGACCTCGCGGGCTGCCAGTGGTGGGGTACCTTCCATTTCTAGGCCCTGACCTGCTCCATGAATTCACCAAAATGGCACAACGTTATGGCCCCATTTTCAAGCTCAAGCTCGGAACCAAAACGTACATCGTCATCAGCTCGCCAGACCTCGCTAAAGCTGTCGTCCGTGAGCAAGACGAGATATTTGCTAACCGAGACCCTCCGGTGGCCGCCAAAATCGTATCCTACGGTCGCAGAAATATAG GCTGGTCTGACAATAACTCACACCTACGAAACCTGCGTAAACTGTTCATACACGAGATCATGAGCAACAAAAACCTGGAAGCTTCTAGCACTTTCAGGCGAACCGAAGTGAGGAAAACCGTGAAGCAACTGTATGAAAAAGTGGGGACGGAGGTTGACGTGGGTGGGATGGCGTTCTTGACGTCCCTGAGGGTCGTCACGAACGTTTTATGGGGGAACAGTTTGGTTGAAGATGAAAAAGGCAGAAATGTTGGGATTGAGTTTAGGGAAGTGGTTACGGAGGCAGTGGGGCTTCTAGGCGCAGCGAATATGTCGGACTTCTTCCCGGTGTTGTCGCGAATGGATTTACAAGGCGTGGAGCAAAGGATGACGGTTGCATGGAAGAAGATCGATGAGATTTTAGAAAGAAAAATTGAGGAGAAAATTGCAAGTAAAACAGAAGACCAACATGGAAGAAAAGATTTCTTGGAGATTTTACTAGAGCTCAAAGAACAAAATGCTACTACGTCACTGGATATTACCCAGATCAAAGGCCTTCTCTTG GACATTGTTACGGGAGGAACAGATACAACATCAACACTAGTGGAATGGATAATGGCAGAGCTTTTGCAAAATCCAAAGGACATGAAGATCGTACAAGATGAGTTACAAGAAGTTGTTGGTCTAAACAACATTGTCGAAGAATACCATCTCCCAAAATTACAATATCTAGATGCAGTGATTAAGGAAACATTGCGGTTACACCCTGCACTTCCTCTTTTGATGCCACGATCTCCAAATGAATCATGCAAGGTTGGTGGATACATTGTCCCGAAGGGTGCAAACGTCTTTATAAACATCTTGTCCATACATAGGGATCCTCGATATTGGGATAATCCTTTGGAATTTAATCCAAAGAGGTTCATGAGTCTTGATGGTACAACTAAGTTCGATTATAAAGGATACAATTGGAACTTTATGCCATTTGGGTCGGGGAGAAGAATGTGTCCAGGAGTCCCCATGGGTGAGAGAATGTTGGTATATTTGTTGGCTTCGATGTTGCACTCGTTTGATTGGAGTTTACCATTTAGCAAAGAGCATGATCTCTCAGGTAAGTTTAGCTTGCTACTAAAGAAAAGAGAACCACTTATAGCTATCCCTTTACAAAGGTTACCATACAAAACCCTCTACATGTAA